The Apium graveolens cultivar Ventura chromosome 11, ASM990537v1, whole genome shotgun sequence genome has a window encoding:
- the LOC141695729 gene encoding uncharacterized protein LOC141695729, which yields MAYGTDTLVSVEVGLESYRTEVYNMKVNSFRLRANMDLLEEEREDAHQRNVKYLLQASQYYYSGIKKRSFGVGGLVLRELAAFMLARQGKLQLNWEGPYKVTQIVYLGTYWLETLGGEAIKNTWHASRLRKFYQ from the coding sequence ATGGCATACGGAACGGATACCCTGGTATCGGTTGAAGTGGGCCTGGAGTCTTACAGAACTGAAGTTTACAATATGAAAGTCAATAGCTTCAGATTAAGGGCGAATATGGATttgttagaagaagaaagagaggaTGCCCACCAAAGGAACGTAAAGTACCTACTACAGGCATCCCAATATTATTATTCGGGAATAAAAAAAAGGTCATTCGGTGTTGGAGGCTTGGTTCTACGGGAACTAGCTGCATTTATGCTAGCGAGACAAGGGAAACTTCAGCTAAACTGGGAAGGGCCCTACAAAGTAACTCAGATCGTTTATCTCGGAACTTACTGGCTAGAAACACTGGGCGGCGAAGCAATCAAAAACACTTGGCATGCTAGTCGCCTTCGAAAATTTTATCAGTAA